The nucleotide sequence AAACAAATCGCGTTTGACGTCGCTTTCGGTGATGGACGAAAGGGCGTTGCCCGATTGAGTTTTATTGACTTTCGACTGGGCATGGCTCGCGACGACTCCCAGACTGAGCGTCAGGAGAAGCAGGCTGGTGAGCTGACGTATGGATTGAAACGTAGGAAAGCGCATTCGTTCGGTTGATTGAAATGACATTGGTAAAGACAAAGCTACTCCCTGCCGGGCAATGAGTGAAGCATTTTTGCGCCGGAATTGGCAATTCAGAAAGATTAGACCGCAAAAACTAGCTAATCCCGCTCTGGTTTAAGGCACTTTTGGCGAAAGATGGTATCTTGCCCAACGAAACCTGCACTGATTCGATGCACTACGTGATTCATGCCTACGACCATACCGGCCCCGATGCGCTCGACCGGCGTATGGCCGTCCGGCCTAACCATCTCGACTACGTCCGCGACCTAAAAGCGAAAGGTCAGTTTCTACTTGGCGGAGCGTTGCTTGATTCCGAAGGGCGCATGATTGGCTCCATGCTTATTCTGGATTTGGACACCGAAGATCAGTTAACCGAATACTTACAGACCGACCCGTATATTGTGCAGGGCGTCTGGGATCGGATTGACGCCAAACCGTTTCGGAAAGCCGACGTATAACTTCGCTCAACATCCCTGTTATCCGGGGCGGCATCAGCCTCGAACGAATTTACTGACTTTGATACACGCAGCTATATTTGATATGGACGGCCTACTGGTGGACTCTGAGCCCCACTGGCGGGCCGCCGAACGGAATGTGTTCGGTCAGGTTGGCCTGAACCTGACCGATGAGGAGTGCAAACGCACAACGGGCCTGCCCATTCCGGCCGTGGTTGATTACTGGTATGTCCGCCATCCGTGGCCCGAGCGACCAGGGCAGACTAAAGGTGAAATTGCCGACGCCATCACTGCCGGAGCCCATGATCTGATCGGCCGGTTTGCCGAACCAATGCCGGGGGCTATTGCAGTACTGGAGTTTTTCGGCCAGCAGGGTATCCCGGCGGCTATTGCATCGGCTTCCCCCATGAGCCTCATTGAGCTGGTGGTTCGGCGGCTTAACATCGGCGCTTATCTGACGCTGTGGCATTCCGCTACGCTGGAAGCCCGCAACAAACCCGCGCCGGACGTGTACATCGGAACGGCGCGTAAACTGGGCGTAGCCACCGCCGATTGTCTGGCGTTTGAAGATTCGGGAACGGGCCTGTTATCGGCGCATTCGGCGGGCATGCACACGGTAGCCGTTCCGGCCGATTTTGAGTACGACGACCCAAAATTTGACCTGGCTACGTTTAAGATTCCTTCATTAACCGCATTTGACCAGACATTTTTCGATTCGCTGACCCATTAACTTTCCTTTTCCTAAAGCCCGATGCGTATTTATCAACTCGATGCATTTACCAGCCGGCTGTTTGCCGGCAATCCGGCCGCTGTTGTACCCCTGACGAATCAGGGCGGCTGGCCATCTGACGAGCAGATGCAGCAGATTGCGGCCGAGAATAACCTCGCCGAAACCGCTTTTTACACAAAAACCGAGAGCG is from Spirosoma taeanense and encodes:
- a CDS encoding YciI family protein; protein product: MHYVIHAYDHTGPDALDRRMAVRPNHLDYVRDLKAKGQFLLGGALLDSEGRMIGSMLILDLDTEDQLTEYLQTDPYIVQGVWDRIDAKPFRKADV
- a CDS encoding HAD-IA family hydrolase, whose product is MDGLLVDSEPHWRAAERNVFGQVGLNLTDEECKRTTGLPIPAVVDYWYVRHPWPERPGQTKGEIADAITAGAHDLIGRFAEPMPGAIAVLEFFGQQGIPAAIASASPMSLIELVVRRLNIGAYLTLWHSATLEARNKPAPDVYIGTARKLGVATADCLAFEDSGTGLLSAHSAGMHTVAVPADFEYDDPKFDLATFKIPSLTAFDQTFFDSLTH